In one window of Tumebacillus algifaecis DNA:
- a CDS encoding endonuclease NucS domain-containing protein: MARKQPTKKHLDEIQKIVLSSQNSISRRTLFKRFAQLCSIQTGNSAAFIDGLTVNHPHRTNAKFNNEDRICNKRFDLLYDNGDQMLSLYDQKIHGHWRIEKVGNNSYRPTKVTVEKPDILLTFQLESHLRDAIASTISEMEILKGHYLSLFQDSTGKLGIEYSIPTGIIDLLCVDQFGDFVVIELKNNKTTDQVLGQIARYIGWVKQHLAQGKAVHGLIITPQCSEQLRYAASIVPNLYLLEYSIQFHEVVWS; encoded by the coding sequence ATGGCCAGGAAACAGCCCACTAAAAAACATTTGGACGAAATTCAGAAAATCGTGTTAAGTTCACAAAACTCCATTAGCCGTAGAACACTTTTTAAGAGATTTGCCCAACTGTGTTCCATCCAGACTGGTAATTCCGCAGCATTTATCGATGGTCTCACCGTTAATCACCCACATAGAACAAATGCGAAGTTCAACAACGAAGATCGGATTTGCAATAAGCGTTTTGACCTATTATACGACAATGGGGATCAGATGCTTTCTCTCTATGATCAGAAAATACATGGTCATTGGCGCATTGAGAAAGTTGGGAATAATAGTTATCGTCCAACTAAGGTCACTGTCGAGAAACCAGACATTCTGTTGACCTTTCAACTAGAATCACATCTTCGTGATGCAATCGCAAGTACGATATCAGAAATGGAAATTCTGAAAGGTCACTACCTCTCTCTATTTCAGGACTCTACTGGGAAATTGGGAATAGAGTATTCGATCCCTACCGGAATTATTGATCTCCTATGTGTTGATCAATTCGGTGATTTTGTTGTGATCGAGTTGAAGAATAACAAAACAACAGATCAAGTCCTCGGTCAGATTGCTCGTTACATAGGTTGGGTAAAACAACATTTGGCACAGGGAAAAGCAGTACACGGACTTATCATAACTCCCCAGTGCTCCGAACAACTTCGCTACGCAGCTTCTATTGTACCGAATTTGTATCTGTTGGAGTACAGTATACAATTTCATGAAGTTGTTTGGTCGTAG
- a CDS encoding exosporium protein C, with translation MPRKIEIQDYQAVQPRNRTNTGTATTIPRAPRRLRLATIRLNVQRGTTTRRRNTVELLATVGVRGVRNIAQLVFRVFRDNVEIFRTQQGVESAGSEEFYTIAFQAIDLKPRAGTHRYTLTVENATANTTAQVVGPINFSGKVIERNTTTG, from the coding sequence ATGCCAAGAAAAATTGAAATTCAAGATTACCAAGCTGTCCAGCCACGGAACCGTACGAATACTGGAACTGCAACTACGATTCCACGTGCTCCGCGTCGGCTGCGTCTGGCCACGATTCGTCTGAATGTGCAACGCGGAACGACGACCAGACGCCGTAACACGGTGGAGCTTCTGGCAACCGTCGGTGTAAGAGGCGTTCGTAATATCGCACAACTGGTGTTTCGCGTATTCCGTGACAATGTGGAGATCTTCCGCACGCAACAAGGTGTGGAGTCTGCAGGATCTGAAGAGTTCTACACGATTGCCTTCCAAGCCATCGATCTGAAACCGCGCGCCGGCACTCATCGCTACACCTTGACCGTCGAGAACGCTACTGCTAATACGACCGCACAGGTTGTCGGGCCGATCAACTTCAGTGGCAAAGTCATCGAGCGCAATACAACAACTGGATAA
- a CDS encoding class I SAM-dependent methyltransferase, protein MGNTDIFEMMANRYDTSERIQIAKVAADAIREFVVDARSKNAIDFGCGTGLVGMNLLGDFNSILFLDTSQNMINRIKQKITEFDIRNADTLCFDFEKEDRSDLHADYIFMAQVLLHIPDTESVLSKLYDVLPVGGHLLIVDFNKNENIASDLVHNGFDQENLTKLMSKIGYREIQSKTIYSGSNIFMNHDASLFVLDAQK, encoded by the coding sequence ATGGGAAATACAGACATCTTTGAAATGATGGCGAATCGATATGACACTTCTGAAAGAATCCAAATTGCTAAGGTAGCAGCAGATGCCATTCGTGAATTTGTAGTTGATGCAAGAAGCAAGAACGCTATTGATTTTGGGTGCGGAACGGGTCTTGTTGGAATGAACTTATTAGGTGACTTCAACTCGATACTTTTTCTGGATACCTCGCAAAATATGATCAATCGGATCAAACAAAAAATCACCGAATTTGATATCCGGAATGCAGATACGTTATGCTTTGATTTCGAAAAGGAAGATCGATCGGACTTACATGCTGACTACATTTTCATGGCTCAGGTTCTACTCCATATTCCTGATACGGAATCAGTTTTATCAAAGCTATATGATGTCCTACCTGTAGGAGGGCATTTACTAATCGTAGACTTTAATAAAAACGAAAACATAGCCTCAGATCTGGTTCATAACGGATTTGATCAAGAAAACCTTACCAAGCTTATGAGCAAAATAGGCTATCGAGAAATCCAATCCAAAACGATCTATTCAGGGAGTAACATATTCATGAACCACGACGCATCATTGTTTGTACTAGATGCTCAGAAATAG
- a CDS encoding TetR/AcrR family transcriptional regulator has protein sequence MTSIKIRDVALRHFARNGYEGASLANIADEVGIKKQSIYNHYNGKDDLFFAVFKDVAVREMLFVQDYLERNSTLSLENKLYGFLKEYRKRHEQEDDTKFFLRMSFFPPGHLEKEITVYTIDHVDRLEQLLVPVFEMAASKGELHPAVSNMRASASFTAMLDSIFVEMLYGDAERSMKRLDASWFVYWRGVKNN, from the coding sequence ATGACGTCAATAAAAATTAGAGATGTTGCGCTTCGTCATTTTGCTCGAAATGGTTACGAGGGAGCCTCACTTGCCAACATTGCTGATGAGGTAGGGATTAAAAAGCAGTCGATTTATAACCACTACAACGGCAAGGATGATTTGTTTTTCGCTGTTTTTAAAGACGTAGCGGTGAGAGAGATGCTTTTTGTTCAAGATTATCTGGAGCGAAATAGTACGCTGTCTCTGGAAAATAAGCTGTACGGCTTCTTGAAGGAATACAGAAAGCGACACGAGCAAGAAGATGATACAAAATTCTTTCTACGCATGTCATTTTTCCCACCTGGTCATCTAGAAAAGGAAATTACCGTTTATACCATTGACCACGTTGATAGATTGGAACAGTTGCTCGTACCGGTCTTTGAAATGGCGGCAAGTAAAGGTGAGTTGCATCCCGCTGTTTCCAATATGCGGGCCTCCGCATCTTTTACCGCGATGCTAGATAGCATCTTTGTCGAGATGCTCTATGGCGATGCGGAGCGATCTATGAAGAGACTCGACGCGTCATGGTTCGTTTACTGGCGAGGCGTAAAGAACAACTAG
- a CDS encoding DMT family transporter, with translation MNRSWLYIFIGVVFEVCWVIGFKHADSLITWLGTVIALAISFVLVLLASSKLPVGTVYAVFTGMGTGGTVLAEILLFDEPVKITKLLLIVLLLAGVLGLKLVGNSSDSKEAAH, from the coding sequence GTGAATCGCAGTTGGCTTTACATTTTTATTGGTGTGGTTTTCGAAGTATGTTGGGTCATCGGATTTAAACACGCAGACAGCTTGATTACGTGGTTGGGGACAGTTATCGCGCTTGCAATTTCATTTGTCCTCGTACTCCTTGCTTCTTCCAAGTTACCTGTAGGCACGGTTTACGCCGTATTTACAGGAATGGGGACTGGTGGTACCGTGCTTGCCGAAATCCTTTTGTTTGATGAACCTGTTAAGATCACAAAGCTCCTGCTAATTGTATTGCTGTTGGCGGGCGTGCTGGGATTGAAGTTGGTCGGTAACTCGTCTGACTCCAAGGAGGCAGCACACTAA
- a CDS encoding DMT family transporter, producing the protein MAWISLLLAGMFEVVGVLGMNRIKRDNNAMAYLLFITGLILSFGFLSYALRSLPMGTAYGIWTGIGTVGATLVGMFFFAESKDWRRILFIAMVLGASVGLKLLS; encoded by the coding sequence ATGGCATGGATATCGTTACTATTAGCTGGCATGTTTGAAGTTGTTGGTGTGCTTGGGATGAACCGAATCAAGCGTGATAATAATGCAATGGCTTATCTTCTTTTCATCACTGGTCTCATTTTGAGTTTTGGATTCTTGAGTTATGCATTGAGAAGCCTGCCTATGGGTACGGCATACGGGATATGGACAGGGATCGGTACTGTCGGCGCTACACTAGTTGGTATGTTCTTCTTTGCGGAATCGAAGGATTGGCGTCGTATCCTGTTTATTGCCATGGTACTAGGTGCATCCGTCGGACTAAAGCTCCTTTCTTGA
- a CDS encoding YybH family protein encodes MSVANQEIQGVLENYKSAVFEKDVEKYVSLYASDFHIYDCWDDWECVDRSQWTESTKEWFHGLHEEGVLLKVEFHDVAAEENLSLAFIRCNVTFAAYNQSGEKLRQVTNRFTFGLRKENETWTISHQHSSLPINGETGKGIFNRK; translated from the coding sequence ATGAGCGTAGCCAACCAAGAAATTCAAGGTGTTTTGGAAAATTACAAATCTGCGGTTTTTGAGAAAGATGTTGAGAAGTATGTCTCCTTATACGCTTCTGACTTCCACATTTATGATTGTTGGGATGACTGGGAGTGTGTTGACCGTTCCCAATGGACGGAAAGTACGAAGGAATGGTTTCATGGTCTCCATGAGGAGGGTGTTCTGCTCAAAGTAGAATTCCACGATGTAGCAGCAGAGGAAAATTTGAGTCTCGCATTCATTCGTTGCAATGTGACATTCGCCGCTTACAATCAATCGGGCGAGAAACTGCGTCAGGTCACCAACCGCTTCACTTTCGGTTTACGAAAAGAAAATGAAACGTGGACCATCTCACACCAACATTCCTCACTGCCGATCAACGGGGAAACTGGAAAAGGAATTTTTAACCGAAAGTAA
- a CDS encoding SDR family NAD(P)-dependent oxidoreductase, which produces MGRLDNKVAIITGGASGIGESMGDLFAQEGAIVIAADINEAALEKVSQKQNVYGMKLNVASDEDWQALAQEVNDRFGKIDILVNNAGISSEKPYEQINVEDWQKMLSINGFGPFAGMKHVAPYMAAQKKGSIINISSYTALIGQGFNHYSASKGAVRALSKAAATTFGRQGIRVNALFPGIIETPMTQALSTSKDLLDRLIQATPLQRLGQAIDIAQAALFLASDDSSYITGSELVIDGGYSAQ; this is translated from the coding sequence ATGGGGAGATTAGACAATAAAGTAGCCATCATTACCGGCGGGGCTTCAGGTATCGGCGAAAGCATGGGTGATCTGTTTGCACAAGAAGGGGCTATCGTTATTGCCGCGGACATTAATGAGGCAGCGCTTGAGAAAGTAAGTCAGAAACAGAATGTTTACGGAATGAAATTGAATGTTGCTTCTGATGAGGATTGGCAGGCGCTGGCACAGGAAGTAAATGATCGCTTTGGTAAAATTGATATTCTTGTCAACAACGCAGGCATCTCTTCTGAAAAACCATATGAGCAAATCAATGTTGAGGATTGGCAGAAAATGCTCTCCATTAATGGCTTTGGTCCCTTCGCCGGGATGAAGCATGTCGCTCCTTATATGGCAGCCCAAAAGAAAGGCTCCATCATCAATATCTCTTCCTACACGGCTCTGATCGGTCAAGGTTTTAATCACTACTCTGCATCTAAAGGCGCGGTACGCGCATTATCGAAAGCGGCTGCTACAACCTTTGGCCGTCAAGGCATTCGGGTAAACGCTCTTTTCCCTGGGATCATTGAAACGCCAATGACTCAAGCATTAAGTACCTCAAAGGACTTGCTGGATCGATTAATCCAGGCAACGCCTCTGCAACGTTTGGGCCAAGCCATCGATATTGCCCAAGCGGCGTTGTTCCTGGCTTCTGATGATTCGTCGTACATTACAGGTTCAGAATTGGTCATTGATGGTGGATACTCAGCCCAATAA
- a CDS encoding MarR family winged helix-turn-helix transcriptional regulator, with translation MEEQTLFELVHNMDNFTKQMIMQWNRTFSEDLGISHVLVLAHLKQNGKSRPSDLAKILGLTPPTLSYLSEKLVEKKLAVRMVNESDRRINYLGITDKGDEVLQRASLEGQKLRTNLFEKLTEEERVQLANLYKKLSIIQHNENSHLE, from the coding sequence ATGGAGGAGCAGACCCTATTCGAACTCGTACACAATATGGATAATTTCACCAAACAAATGATTATGCAGTGGAACAGAACATTCAGTGAGGACCTCGGGATCTCTCACGTTCTTGTGCTCGCCCATCTAAAGCAAAACGGAAAGAGCCGGCCTTCGGACCTTGCAAAAATATTAGGACTTACCCCTCCTACGCTCAGTTATTTATCAGAAAAACTTGTCGAGAAGAAATTAGCCGTCAGAATGGTGAATGAGTCTGATCGTCGAATTAATTATTTGGGCATTACCGATAAAGGTGACGAAGTCCTCCAAAGAGCATCACTTGAGGGGCAAAAGCTGCGTACAAATTTATTCGAAAAGTTAACCGAAGAGGAGAGGGTACAGCTAGCAAACCTTTATAAAAAGCTGAGTATTATTCAACACAATGAAAATTCTCACCTAGAATGA
- a CDS encoding MarR family winged helix-turn-helix transcriptional regulator has product MDKQALFKKFVTFTSSVHQVTNDMTKDVQAEEVTPLQYKILEHLAICEAVTISAISECLHTSLPNTSRELRKLIEKQLCEKVPDLEDRRKQYIRLTMRGQAMMEEAFQRIESQFLKRIAQVSNEELKEVERALDLLQKKVFY; this is encoded by the coding sequence ATGGATAAACAGGCGCTCTTCAAAAAGTTCGTGACCTTCACGTCATCGGTACATCAAGTCACAAATGACATGACAAAAGACGTACAAGCCGAGGAAGTCACTCCCCTTCAATATAAGATCCTTGAACATCTGGCCATCTGTGAAGCGGTTACGATCAGTGCAATCAGTGAATGCTTGCATACGTCTCTCCCGAACACAAGCCGTGAACTGCGAAAATTAATCGAAAAGCAACTCTGCGAAAAAGTTCCCGATCTCGAGGATCGACGTAAACAATATATTCGGCTTACGATGCGAGGCCAAGCGATGATGGAAGAAGCGTTTCAACGTATCGAATCACAATTCTTAAAACGAATTGCACAGGTTTCCAACGAAGAATTGAAAGAAGTCGAACGTGCACTGGATCTGCTGCAAAAGAAAGTTTTTTATTAG
- a CDS encoding NAD(P)H-dependent oxidoreductase, whose translation MKTLVIYTHPNHQSLSYAFLQEVLRGCEENSNIEAVKVLDLYKEQFNPILVFNENKRRRDMHVDPEFAEYREQLRWADKIVLVYPIWWGRPPAMLMGFIDQMFASGFAYQEHGGLLPEGLLKGKSVVCISSMKGPTFYPLFWLNNAHKILMRKALFNYVGIKRIKFFEFGNMESPRGRHREKLDKVYRYFRKIDR comes from the coding sequence TTGAAAACGCTGGTGATTTACACGCATCCTAACCATCAGAGCTTGAGTTATGCCTTTTTGCAAGAAGTCTTGCGCGGGTGCGAGGAGAATTCGAACATCGAAGCGGTGAAGGTACTGGATTTATATAAAGAGCAATTCAACCCGATCCTCGTGTTTAATGAAAACAAACGCCGAAGAGACATGCATGTGGACCCTGAATTTGCTGAGTACAGGGAGCAACTCCGATGGGCGGATAAGATCGTACTCGTTTATCCCATCTGGTGGGGGCGTCCCCCGGCTATGCTGATGGGGTTTATCGATCAAATGTTTGCTTCGGGATTCGCTTATCAGGAGCATGGCGGACTGCTTCCCGAAGGACTTTTAAAAGGAAAGTCGGTCGTTTGCATTTCCAGTATGAAGGGTCCAACCTTCTATCCATTATTCTGGTTGAACAATGCCCACAAAATCCTCATGAGGAAGGCGCTCTTCAACTATGTCGGCATCAAGCGAATAAAGTTCTTTGAATTTGGCAATATGGAAAGCCCGCGGGGAAGGCATCGGGAGAAGCTGGACAAAGTGTATCGGTACTTCAGAAAAATTGACCGTTAA
- a CDS encoding DUF4358 domain-containing protein codes for MKSKAIALLVATTLTAGLLSACSSKEEAVNNQETVTNDGSPSAEANPNTETAPEKESSPDTEAPSVDAAPGTEAKPTPTPVPGKEPVANKDKQQKPAPNKEQAPNKGQTPSKDPAPGKEQPPSKDPGASKEPAVETKPSVKEMADEMLERVKQPMLIEMKIDQLKDTYGLDPALLEEFTVRYPLMNVKTNEIAIFKVKDEKEIATVKLAIEKRATVVQKQFEFYLPDQYENAKNYKIITNGKYVLFLISESADELGKAFSTFFKTS; via the coding sequence ATGAAATCGAAAGCGATTGCCCTCCTCGTAGCTACAACTTTGACAGCGGGTCTGCTCAGCGCTTGTTCCAGCAAGGAAGAAGCGGTCAACAATCAGGAAACAGTGACAAATGACGGTTCCCCGAGCGCCGAAGCTAACCCTAACACCGAAACAGCTCCAGAAAAGGAATCGAGCCCTGACACTGAAGCTCCCAGCGTGGACGCTGCACCTGGTACAGAAGCAAAACCGACCCCAACACCAGTGCCTGGCAAGGAGCCTGTCGCGAACAAGGACAAGCAACAGAAACCAGCGCCCAACAAGGAGCAAGCTCCAAACAAAGGGCAAACTCCAAGCAAAGACCCGGCCCCAGGCAAGGAGCAACCTCCTAGCAAAGACCCCGGTGCGAGCAAGGAGCCCGCTGTCGAAACCAAGCCGTCCGTCAAGGAAATGGCAGACGAGATGTTGGAGCGAGTCAAACAACCGATGCTCATCGAGATGAAGATCGACCAGCTGAAAGACACCTACGGTCTCGATCCGGCCCTGCTGGAAGAATTCACAGTCCGTTATCCCCTGATGAACGTGAAGACCAACGAAATCGCAATTTTCAAAGTGAAAGATGAAAAAGAGATTGCGACTGTCAAACTCGCGATCGAAAAGCGCGCAACCGTCGTCCAGAAGCAATTTGAATTCTACCTTCCAGACCAATACGAGAACGCCAAAAACTACAAGATTATTACAAACGGAAAGTATGTCTTGTTCCTGATCTCCGAGAGTGCTGATGAGCTGGGTAAAGCATTCTCGACCTTCTTCAAGACTTCATAA
- a CDS encoding DHHW family protein — protein sequence MKRWTDRLLVGGFIGTLYLLPLTFFFLPLQQFSDLENRYLQKVPQLSWESVWSKKYAEEAERFVTDHFPFRDRWVLVKSAVEQLRLQQENNGIYLGKDGYLFEKFATPDAAKVQQYGEAVTRFADRHPETNVTLMLAPTSVGLYANRLPWLAPVYPLDQVNQSVAKYVQGSVSFLNGFDFLTPHASEPIYYRTDHHWTTYGAYLAYAAYAQQMGWQPIAQQDFQIRTVSESFLGSYHTRGQFTGVTPDSIQVYTPSTPVATEMYIADTDETFTSLYDARALKKKDQYSYFLGGVHALMRITSQLEQKAIRQENLLVIKDSYAHSVIPFLALHIPDIHVIDIRYYNGNISDYLADNGIQNVLLLFNTATFVENTAILKVDD from the coding sequence ATGAAACGGTGGACTGATCGATTATTGGTCGGAGGGTTTATTGGAACGCTCTATCTCCTCCCCCTCACTTTTTTCTTTCTGCCCCTGCAGCAGTTCTCCGATCTTGAAAACCGCTATTTGCAAAAGGTCCCCCAACTGTCATGGGAAAGCGTTTGGTCCAAGAAATATGCGGAAGAGGCGGAGCGATTCGTAACCGATCACTTTCCGTTCCGGGACAGATGGGTGTTGGTCAAATCTGCCGTTGAGCAACTCCGCCTACAGCAAGAAAACAACGGGATTTATCTGGGGAAAGACGGCTATCTGTTCGAAAAGTTTGCAACACCTGATGCGGCAAAGGTTCAGCAATATGGGGAAGCGGTGACGAGATTCGCCGATCGCCACCCCGAAACGAACGTCACTCTCATGCTTGCGCCAACATCGGTTGGACTGTACGCGAATCGTTTGCCTTGGCTCGCTCCCGTATACCCGCTCGATCAGGTCAATCAATCGGTTGCTAAGTATGTTCAGGGCAGCGTCTCGTTTTTGAACGGCTTTGACTTCCTGACTCCGCACGCTTCCGAACCGATTTACTATCGGACCGATCATCATTGGACGACATACGGGGCTTACTTGGCTTATGCGGCCTATGCCCAGCAGATGGGCTGGCAACCGATCGCTCAGCAGGACTTCCAGATTCGAACGGTTAGCGAGTCGTTCCTTGGAAGCTACCATACCCGGGGTCAATTCACTGGCGTAACTCCTGATTCGATTCAAGTCTATACGCCATCAACACCTGTCGCGACCGAGATGTACATCGCCGATACAGATGAGACATTCACAAGCCTGTACGATGCTCGTGCTCTGAAGAAGAAGGATCAATACTCGTACTTCCTCGGTGGGGTCCATGCCTTGATGAGGATCACAAGTCAGCTCGAGCAAAAAGCGATTAGACAAGAGAATCTGTTGGTCATCAAGGACTCCTACGCACATAGCGTGATCCCATTCCTCGCCCTCCACATACCGGACATTCATGTAATCGACATTCGGTACTATAACGGCAACATCAGCGATTATTTGGCCGACAACGGCATTCAAAATGTGCTGTTGCTCTTCAATACCGCCACCTTTGTCGAGAACACTGCCATCTTGAAAGTAGATGACTAG
- a CDS encoding MBOAT family O-acyltransferase, translated as MVFSSLLFLFLFLPAVLALYYVSPGRVKNLVLFLSSLVFYAWGEPVYIVLLLLSTLMDYSFGQLLGSPKWNQIQRKWIVVCSVVMNLGVLSYFKYADFLIQNVNQLLGTDIPLTDLPLPIGISFYTFQSISYIIDVYRGTAKAQRNWLDFATYVALFPQLVAGPIVQYNSLAEQLNKRSVNLEMFAEGIRRFIIGLAKKVLLANNIGLLWHTISSTPPDALPMFTAWLGIIAFAFQIYFDFSGYSDMAIGLGLMFGFRFKENFDSPYRAQSITDFWRRWHISLGSWFRTYVYIPLGGNRRGLWIQMRNILIVWLLTGIWHGASWNFMLWGLYFGVILLFEKWWGLQLLKRLPRWVRHVYALLLILVGWVLFAFDQLPIVLHYLQAMIGLNQQPLWENTTLYLTYTNAILLLVLVIASLPHKQPTSNSIRSLLAVPWYGLLLFLSVAYLVDSTFNPFLYFRF; from the coding sequence ATGGTATTTAGCAGTCTGCTGTTTCTGTTCTTGTTCCTGCCGGCCGTCCTCGCTCTGTACTACGTTTCACCAGGGCGAGTCAAAAATCTCGTCCTGTTTCTGTCCAGTCTCGTCTTCTACGCATGGGGTGAGCCAGTTTACATCGTCTTGCTGTTGCTGTCCACCCTGATGGATTACAGCTTCGGCCAGCTCCTTGGCAGCCCGAAGTGGAATCAGATTCAACGCAAATGGATCGTGGTCTGTTCTGTCGTCATGAACCTCGGGGTCTTGTCGTATTTCAAATATGCCGACTTTCTCATCCAGAATGTGAATCAACTGCTCGGCACTGACATTCCGCTGACCGACTTGCCGCTCCCGATCGGAATCTCATTTTACACGTTTCAATCGATCTCCTACATCATCGACGTGTATCGAGGTACTGCAAAAGCGCAGCGCAATTGGCTTGACTTCGCTACTTATGTTGCCTTGTTTCCGCAATTGGTAGCTGGCCCCATCGTTCAGTACAATTCGCTTGCCGAGCAACTGAACAAGCGCTCGGTCAATCTGGAGATGTTCGCGGAGGGCATCCGGCGCTTCATTATCGGGCTGGCGAAAAAAGTCTTGCTTGCCAATAACATTGGACTGCTCTGGCACACCATATCGAGCACGCCTCCTGATGCGCTGCCCATGTTCACCGCTTGGCTTGGCATCATCGCTTTTGCTTTTCAGATCTACTTCGACTTTAGCGGGTATTCCGACATGGCGATTGGCCTCGGCCTCATGTTCGGCTTCCGATTCAAGGAGAACTTCGATTCGCCTTATCGCGCGCAGAGCATCACCGATTTTTGGCGGCGATGGCATATCTCCCTGGGCAGTTGGTTTCGCACCTACGTATACATCCCGTTGGGCGGCAATCGTCGGGGACTTTGGATTCAAATGCGCAACATTCTCATCGTCTGGTTGCTTACTGGGATCTGGCATGGGGCCAGCTGGAATTTCATGTTGTGGGGGCTCTACTTCGGTGTGATACTGCTGTTTGAAAAATGGTGGGGCTTGCAGTTGCTGAAGCGTCTGCCACGCTGGGTGCGACATGTGTATGCGCTTTTGCTGATTCTTGTTGGATGGGTATTGTTCGCCTTCGATCAACTTCCCATAGTGCTGCACTATCTGCAAGCGATGATCGGGCTCAATCAACAGCCTCTGTGGGAGAACACGACTCTTTACCTCACGTATACGAACGCGATCTTGTTGCTCGTGCTGGTCATCGCCTCGTTACCTCATAAGCAGCCAACAAGCAATAGCATCCGATCGTTGCTGGCCGTGCCTTGGTATGGATTGCTCTTGTTCCTATCGGTCGCCTACTTGGTAGACTCGACATTCAACCCCTTCTTATACTTCCGGTTCTAA
- a CDS encoding aldo/keto reductase has protein sequence MNITQSTTTLSNGVKMPWLGLGVFKVEEGSELVNAVKTAIQHGYRSVDTAAIYANESGVGQGIREGIQATGITREDLFITSKVWNSDLGYDSTLKAYEASLQKLGLEYLDLYLIHWPVQGKYKDAWRALETLYKEGRVKAIGVSNFQIHHLEDLLKDAEIKPMINQVEYHPMLTQKELHAYCKQQDIQLEAWSPLMQGQLLDNPVLQEIADNHRKSIAQIILRWDLQNEVITIPKSIKENRIVENASVFDFELTPAEMQQIDNLNQNRRVGPDPDNFDF, from the coding sequence ATGAACATCACACAATCAACAACCACTTTGTCTAACGGTGTAAAAATGCCTTGGCTGGGCCTTGGTGTATTCAAAGTAGAGGAAGGCTCTGAACTCGTCAACGCGGTGAAAACCGCGATTCAACATGGGTATCGCAGCGTGGATACGGCAGCGATCTACGCAAATGAGTCGGGAGTCGGACAAGGCATTCGCGAAGGGATACAAGCAACCGGAATCACTCGCGAAGATCTCTTTATCACGTCGAAAGTTTGGAATTCCGATCTCGGCTACGATTCGACACTCAAAGCCTATGAGGCGAGCTTACAAAAACTCGGATTGGAGTACTTAGATCTCTACCTCATCCACTGGCCGGTACAAGGCAAATATAAAGACGCCTGGCGAGCGCTCGAAACCCTGTATAAAGAAGGGCGCGTCAAAGCAATTGGGGTCAGCAATTTTCAAATCCATCACCTTGAAGACTTGCTGAAAGATGCGGAGATCAAACCGATGATCAACCAAGTGGAATACCACCCGATGTTGACTCAAAAGGAACTTCATGCGTATTGCAAGCAACAGGACATCCAATTGGAAGCATGGTCTCCGCTCATGCAAGGCCAATTGCTCGACAATCCGGTCTTACAAGAAATTGCTGACAACCACCGCAAATCGATCGCCCAAATCATTCTGCGTTGGGATTTGCAAAACGAAGTCATCACCATCCCGAAATCGATCAAAGAAAATCGCATCGTGGAGAATGCATCCGTCTTCGATTTTGAACTCACACCTGCAGAGATGCAGCAGATTGATAATTTGAACCAGAATCGTCGTGTTGGCCCTGACCCGGACAATTTTGATTTTTAA